Proteins encoded within one genomic window of Spirulina major PCC 6313:
- a CDS encoding RNA-guided endonuclease InsQ/TnpB family protein has protein sequence MKTLKFKLYQHKRNRYLKRTINAAGRIYNHCVALHKRYYRMWGKHLNCARLQKHIAKLRKRNPWWLQVGSQAVQDICQRIEKAYQLFFKHKDRSVRPPNFKKTRKYKSFTLKQAGYKFLGGNRVRIGNKVYQYWHSRPIEGKVKTLTIKRTPLGELFMIVTVDTLSEPQVKTETGNIAGFDFGLKTFLTCSEGFKIDAPLFFKQSLNSVRKASRELSRKQKGSAHRERARLNLSRKHEDIAHRRRDWFWKLAHRLTNQFDVLCFETLNLKAMQRLWGRKVSDLAFREFLQILEWVATKKGKRVVYVDRWFPSSKTCSSCGHILEHLDLETRHWRCPSCSTENDRDENAAMNIKVAGASAIGLGDVRQALPAIAV, from the coding sequence ATGAAAACGCTCAAGTTCAAGCTCTACCAGCATAAGCGGAATCGATACCTCAAGCGGACAATCAATGCCGCAGGGCGTATCTACAACCATTGTGTTGCCCTCCACAAACGGTACTACCGAATGTGGGGCAAGCACTTGAACTGTGCCCGACTGCAAAAACACATCGCCAAGCTTCGGAAACGGAACCCCTGGTGGTTGCAAGTGGGTTCTCAAGCCGTACAGGATATCTGCCAACGAATTGAGAAAGCCTATCAACTGTTCTTCAAGCACAAAGATAGAAGCGTTCGACCGCCCAACTTCAAGAAAACCCGAAAATACAAATCCTTCACCCTCAAGCAAGCTGGGTACAAATTCCTCGGTGGCAACCGGGTCAGGATTGGGAACAAAGTCTATCAATATTGGCACTCTCGCCCCATTGAGGGCAAGGTCAAAACCCTGACGATTAAACGAACTCCCTTGGGAGAACTGTTCATGATTGTCACGGTAGATACCCTGTCAGAACCCCAAGTCAAAACCGAGACAGGTAACATTGCTGGTTTTGATTTTGGACTCAAGACGTTTCTGACCTGTTCTGAGGGATTCAAGATTGATGCCCCCTTGTTCTTCAAGCAGTCACTTAACTCGGTTCGCAAAGCAAGTCGAGAGTTGTCCCGTAAGCAAAAGGGTTCAGCCCATCGGGAACGTGCCCGATTAAACTTATCCCGCAAGCATGAAGATATTGCCCATCGACGGCGGGACTGGTTCTGGAAGTTGGCTCACCGCCTGACGAATCAGTTTGATGTGCTGTGTTTTGAAACCTTGAACCTCAAGGCGATGCAGCGGCTCTGGGGGCGTAAGGTGAGTGATTTGGCGTTTCGGGAGTTTCTGCAAATCCTGGAGTGGGTGGCGACGAAGAAGGGGAAGCGGGTGGTCTATGTTGACCGCTGGTTCCCTTCGAGCAAGACCTGTTCAAGTTGTGGTCATATTTTGGAGCATCTGGATTTAGAGACTCGCCATTGGCGGTGTCCCAGTTGCTCGACAGAGAATGACCGGGATGAGAATGCGGCGATGAATATTAAAGTGGCTGGGGCTTCAGCCATTGGGTTAGGTGATGTCAGACAGGCGTTGCCTGCTATTGCTGTTTGA